AAAGTAGTTATTTTTATGAAGTGTTTGTTATGTAGATTACAGCGGTGAGAGTTTGTTTCTGTCGATGTCGTGTCTTTGTCTTACGGTTCAATGACACATACGCTCGGCTAATGGTAGCATGCTAACAAGTATCTCCATTATGAAGCCGTGCCGACGTCACGTTGTCTCGTTATGAAAATAACTGTACGTGCTGCTTCTGTCATGACGTCACTGCCTGATAAACGTGGGGAGAATGTGCAGGAAAGTACATTAACTGGTTGCTTAGTTAATCTTTAAAGAGTCCAGGTTACATTATTCTGCACACAGCTGACGTGTGAGGGACAACCTGCTCTGACATAACAGCCCTGCCCCCCTTTCTGCACTGTAGACTAGAGATTTACTTTAAATCTAGAGCACTGTGCACCTTTTTATAAGTGTTAGGTACATATACTatactgccctacaaaggcaaaaagaCCTTAACTCTCCAGAGTGtagaactgagaaaaatgactttaaagtcttttttgttgtccagccaaatgagttgcagaatattggaaatgtggtaattctttgtctttttaatcagGTTATGACCTTTTTGATTTGATGACCTTCCTTATTTGGAAGTTAATGTACTCTGCCGTTGCATTTCCTGTGCAATAATAAGGCGTCATGCcaaggcaaaaggcagtaacttcCCTTTGATACTGTATTTCACTTGgttgcattgttaaaataacacaCTTTAGTCAAGCTACCGTGTGTGTCAgaagtgtttgatgacagatattaaaacaaagacataacaccttaactccactgcagggaaacagtaacttcactttgatccgcagtaaaacaaaggcagaagaccTTAACTCAGTTTGAGCGTTCCTGAATGCTGCAGTTCAAAGGCAAAGACCCTGATGAGTGAAGTTATGAGTGAAGTTACTGGACTCTGCTTTGGTTTCTCGAGGGCTTTTGGAAGTTGAGGCAAATACAATCTActattttcacaaaaaaaacccaaaaaaaacacaattgacTCAAGATATCTGTCGACAtaataaagcacatctgtaatgttccaaaaatgacaaaaactcatTTTCGAAAAAAATTGACGTTActgcctttgtagggcagtatGGGTAACGTTGTATTTGTCACCATGTGGTGAGCGATGATTATTCAAcctcctctgtttgtgtttttgtaagatGATACTGCCCCTCAGCCAGCTCATCAATGCCTTCCACTCTCTGAAGAGCTCAGCCACAGCTTCGGTCCAGACCCTGCACAAAGACCTTGCTCAGGACCACAGTTCATTCCTAAAAGAGGTGAGATGGACACCAGATACAGAGGGTACACACACAATACATAATCATGAAaacaatctgcagagtccctctgcacctttaagataaagctaaagacccagctctttcatgaatacctactaacttaatgatgatgggctccatattattgatgatgatgatgatggttgtgacgatggtttttgtttgataacgacgacttataagatggtttctatactgattagagctctcaagaactgccctcaatgttgtgctttgcctctggtcacttcctgtcagcacctgtgtgtccaatcagactcaaagctgatcgtttgctcttactgacattgttcccttttttttctagatccttgcttgtgttgttcttactctctgatgtacgtcgctttggataaaagcgtctgctaagtgaattgtagaattaacGACTTTGGTTCCAACTGTCTATTTCAGAGCTCTGAAGAATATCCATCCTATACAGCTGTCAACATTTTTGACttacatgtgtttgttgtgaaatataaagcacattttttttcaaaagctaTAAGAATCTCAAGGTTATTTAAAAATGGTCTTCATTGAGAGTTGATGATCTTTTTCTATCCCTTCCCTCCAGCCCAGCGTGAGTCTGAGGGATCTCAGTCTGTCAGAGGTCAGAGCCAGTCAGCTAGATGAGCTGATCAGTAGGTTGCTCCCTACATTGGGAACAGAAGAGCCTCCTACTGTCCCCTCTGCGTGGAGGACAAGTCATGTTTCTGCAAACAGCTTCTTTCACAACAAGCATGGTGAGCTGCTGGAAAGCCCGAATGAGACCCATCTTTATCACCATCTTAAGAAAGTGGCCTTCAGCATGCTGTATTAAAAGCTATCTGGTTCAGTTTTGTTGTTGAAGTAAATAAATTTTTCGCATTTGCAATTCAATGTAAGCAAAACTGACcttttggtgcttttttttttttttttggacagggTTTTCACACAGAAGGTCAGGAGTTTTTGGCTCTCAGTTATTCCACAGACAACACCACAGTCCTCTAAAAGACATCTGCTCAGAGCTACAATTTTTGCCTGGTAGGAATCTGACTCAGAATACcaaatctgctgtttttaacGTAACCTGACTGTATAAATGAGCTACTCTGAGGgtaatgtttttgtcttttccatgTTTCTCTGTTCAGTTTTAGTCCAGAGTCGAGGTTTTAAGACTTTTAGAACAAAGGCCAGACGAGCGGAGACTGGTTATGACGGTCCTGTGGAGTCTGAGCCATACACACCAGCCTTCATGAAGGTCAGTTTACAAGAAACAGTCTATTGGAAACATTTCCTGCACCTATTTCTGATTATACAGTAAACATACGATGTACAGGTGGATTAAGAAGAGAAAAGTCATCATTTTGAATCTCACCCACTTAGTCctactttgtttttcttgcaggGATTGCTTCAGAGGGAAAAGGGACCAGAGGCACAATCACTGGACCAAGTGATAAAACAAAGGAACCTTCCAGAGAACCAGCAGGAGGCTTTCAAGACTGGTTTCACTGAGGGCTTCATGAGGTCTCAGGCTTTCACTCAGAGAACACAAGGCATGTGGAATCCTTATTAGTGTAAAcgttgcagtgtttttttttttagatggtAGTGCTGAGTTGAAAACACATGGAGGTCCTGCGATCAATGTAAAGGAGtttatttcttctctgtttCGACAGACTCGCTGAGGAGAACCAGGTTGATCCTGCTGGTCCTCCTACTTCTGGGTATTTACGGCTTGTCAAGAACCCCATTTTTCTCCGGTAAAGGCTCCTTTTCTGATGCTGGTTTGTTTCCGTTTTTATTCTCTCCTATGCTTGCAAATCATCTCGCAACTCTACATGCACCCTAACAATATAACAGAGCTGGTTATTGTTGATAAAGAGGAAAGTGTGCTACCTCTGGGTTCAAACCTTACAGCACTGGTTTGCAAGTTAGATTAAAAGATACACCcatttgaataaatacaaagttTTGCATGGGCCATGTAGCAAGAATTGACAAAAAATTTCAGTTAAAGAAGCATTGACGATAGAGAGTACAGCTGATGACATGACATCTCCTGGGCTGTGCATGTAGAGTTTGATTGATTGTTCTGCTGCATAACAATGTATCACTTATGTATGCCAGTTACAGGTAATATAGGAAGGTAGaacacattcatatttacatcTGTGCATGCCCTAACCAGCAGTTATATTGTCCGTCACTTGGAGACATTTGGAAATATTAGAAAACGTATCCTGAGATTTTTGTACTGAGGCCGTTGTTTTGCGTTTCCACAGTGAGATTCCGCACCACGTCTGGTCTTGACTCAGCAGTCGACCCCATCCAGATGAAGAATGTGACATTTGATCACGTCAAAGGAGTGGAGGAGGCCAAGAATGAATTGCAAGAGGTTGTCGAGTTTCTCAGGAACCCCCAGAAGTTTACCGTACTGGGGGGAAAGCTGCCCAAAGGTATGTTATTATTTTCTATGCTTTGCCcatttccttttgtttattGTCCtggaaaaatgtggctgttaaTCTAAATAATTAAAACTAATCTTGTCTCCCGTGCGACCCTCTCAGGGATCCTCCTTGTCGGTCCTCCGGGCACAGGAAAGACTCTGTTAGCACGCGCTATAGCCGGGGAGGCTGATGTACCGTTCTACTACGCCTCCGGATCAGAGTTTGATGAGATGTTTGTGGGTGTTGGCGCGAGCAGAATCAGGAACCTTTTCAGTGAGTGTgcttgatgtaaaaaaaaaaaaacaaaaaaaaaacgaagcaGTTGAAAATGTTGgcaaaaaaactacaatttcTTCTTTGTTGCGTTTTGCAGAAGAGGCCAAAGCCAATGCACCCGCTGTGATCTTCATTGATGAGTTGGACAGTGTTGGTGGAAAGAGGATTGAGTCTCCTATGCATCCTTATTCCAGACAAACCATCAACCAGCTGCTGGCTGAAATGGATGGGTCAGTTTCCcagctttgatttatttttcactctGCAGGATGTGAATatgttctgctcgaggtttctgccccTTATGAGTTTTTCCTTTCCTGTATGTTTGCTGAATATTGcatagtgctcatgatggattaatgtttgggtctttgtagataagataacaaagagtacggtcttttacctgctctttttgtaaagtgtcttgagataacatttgttatgaattggtgctacaTAAAGAAAGATTGATTGACTCAATGTTTTGGTCTTTTACAGGTTTAAACCAAACGAAGGCGTCATTGTCGTCGGTGCTACAAACTTTGCTGAGGCTTTGGATAAGTATGTTTATCTTTTCCTTattaccaaagctttaaaaggCTTATTTTAGAAGTATAAGCTATTTTAAAGTGTACCTACAGTACTGAGAGTTCAGGTCAACCTGTACAGTGTAGATTTAGTTcatgtttcagtgtttatttCCTGCTCTGTGAACGTtgtcttctgtctgtctgatgcCTCAGGCTGTTTGAACCTTTGGCCGCGTCCTAGTTTCTGTGttacacagacaaaacaaacactctgaatataaatgaaatacTGACTTGTTTTTAGATCAGCCAAAGTAAGACAACAGCTTTCAGGGGAacagagtttttttgtttgcatagTTTAACGAGAAGTTAATTAAAATGTGCTGTgcagtgagaaaaacaaacctttagttttatttgccctgaggtaagacgtgtcAAAAAACAATGCAGAAGTAGCGGACGAAGCAAAACAGTCcgctatacgatgctataatgagaatatagTTCAACGACACCACAtgatcaacaaaagagcggaggacaacatactgaccaacagaaaacataatgtggacgtttaattacgtgcatggAGATCGAAGCGGTTGCATGCATACACTCTATGCACCAcgcagcagtcacaggatataaacatcactccccctcctattcGCTGAAGTTGAATTCTCCGGATCCTGCTGTGtcctcacatcagctcactcggacttgctgcaggaaaaaaaacaccaggggtctggcaggagaaactcctggTGAAATCGGAGCAAATTGTGTTCACTCATACAGCTGCTCTGACAAATATCAGGAgtgtttcaggagttttctgcatgtgttaAAGCCATGGTCCTCATTGCTACTTTGCTTCTACTTTCAGCGCTTTGGTAAGGCCAGGAAGGTTCGACATGCAGGTGACGGTCCCTCGGCCAGACGTAAAAGGACGCACAGAAATTCTCAACTGGTACCTTTCCAAGATCAAAGTGGACCCGGGTAGGTCTCAGtgaaaaatatcaaagatatttaaaaatgttcataaagcaaatatttctctttaaaaaaaggtattattattgggcttttgcctttactgagagaggacagtggatagagaaggTTATAGGGAAGCATGTGGGGAATAACAcgcaggaaaggagcaacaggtcagaGTCCATACAAGCTGCACGACCTAACCACTAGCCAAATAAGCACCCCGTAGAGCAACTCTTTCAAAATACTTCTCTTGCTGAAGAGTTTTCTGtaatttttaatctttatttttcagtttaatcTGAGCATTAGGCGATACTTTTAGGAAAAAGCTGCACATTTGCCAGAAACATTAGCCATCCTTGTTGATTCGAAACCATTGATGGATTTACTGCTTCTACTGTTTCAGAGAATACCTTTGTTTAATATCCAAGAAAAACGTCTGCATTGTCCCTTTACGACTGGTCAACTTTATAAGGAAGcctttgtcctttttgtgtttgttctttcaTAGCTGTTGAAGCAGAGATCATTGCCCGGGGCACAGTGGGTTTCTCGGGGGCAGAGCTCGAGAACCTGGTCAACCAGGCAGCCCTGAAGGCGGCCGTGGACGAGAAAGAAATGGTCACATTGAAAGACCTGGAGTTCGCCAAGGACAAGATCCTCATGGGTGAGTACACACAATGTTTGAATCCACTCTGCATCACATGAGAACGATTACCTGGATACACGCTCCAGTCAGCAAGGAAGGAAGGAATGagggttacattttttttgtgttaatccCTTCAAATCCTTTTTGATTTTGTCCTTTTCACACCAGGCCCCGAGAGGAAGAGTGTGGACATCGACAAGAAGAATAAAACCATCACAGCATACCACGAGTCCGGCCATGCTATTGTTGCCTATTTCACCAAAGATGCGATGCCCATCAATAAGGCCACTATCATGCCCAGGGGACCAACACTCGGCCATGTGAGCTTCTCTTTTTATCTCAGGACTTCATACCAGTTCTTTTTGTGTTCCCTTTTATTGAAATTTAAAGCATTTCATAATGCTGTCGTCTCTTTCCCCAGGTGTCCATGCTCCCTGAAAATGACCGCTGGAGCGAGACGAGAGCCCAGCTGCTGGCTCAGATGGACGTCAGTATGGGCGGCCGAGTAGCAGAGGAGCTCATCTTTGGAGACGACTACATCACCACTGGtgaatatgaaaacaaaatgttaccaCAGTCCATTTAAAACCTGATGTGCTGTTAGGGATCAACTTATTTCTCCGGTATTATACACTCACAACAATCAAGACGCTTCTCATTAATGTGTTTGTACTgaaaataagaacatttttgttctttaaaaaccCTTAAAGGTTGATAACTTGACGACGATTGCAAATTTATCATAGTTTATCCAGTGAAGTCTAATCCTACAATTTTGATTACCTCAGAACTCCTACTATCTTAAAATGTTATATTAGCTGAAAGCTTTAGTGATTGTGAAAACAACTTTGTCTTaaatctcatgtttttttatgttttaggaGCATCCAGTGACTTTGATGGAGCAACTAAAATAGCCAAAATGATGGTGACCAGGTTCGGCATGAGTGACAAGGTATAATATATGTTTCTGTGGTTGATGAGTAATTGTTCCGATGCTCTAAATTGAAATAGAAGAACGTTTTTATTAAGTATACAGAGCTTCTGGAGCTTTAACTAgggttgtagtcaagaccacactaaccgagaccaagacataccagagaTTGGAGTtctctgagactgagacaagaacAAGAAATTTAGAGATCGAGACGAGTCAAGACTGAGACCAAGGCAGtgcgagaccaagaccataaatatcaataaaaaaccATAATcgtgtgtgcagggggcgtgtccccCACTTAGACCGTTACACCAGGTACTccagtactacaacactatctTTAACTGTACACATGTAGAGTTGACCTTTTTTAAACTTGATACGATTAAGAGTATTTGTATTATCgatgtgttttctgtctttatatctTATCATATAATTGACTTGCCATATAAGGACATTTCCGTTGAATCTAAACACTACAGTAGTTTATTTCAGGTCGTGTGTAAACAGAGATTCTTCACTGATTTATTGTTAAGTTTGAAGGAATGTCTAACATCACTGTGCCATATTATTACACCTAAGACAAATTACATCTCTGTCTACCTCAAACAGTAACTATCAGAGACTGTTGCACGAGCAGGTCTGTTGGTCATTCAACCTAaggtttcatttctgtttttttgtcgtAGCTCGGTGTCATGACCTACGGTGATGTGACCAAGCAGAGCCCCGAGACACAAGCTGCTATCGAACAGGAAGTCAGGGCTTTACTGAAggtaaatatttactttttcattGATTATAAGTATGCTACATGTCTGGAGATAATTTATAAACTCTCTTTACTGGTTTCTGATTCGACAATCTTTCTCTTCCTGCCAGGACTCCTATGACCGTGctaaaaacctcctcaaaacCTACAGCAAGGAGCACAAGACGCTAGCTGACGCCTTGCTCCAATACGAAACTCTGGATGCCAAAGAGATCCAAAAGGTGCTGGAGGGCAAATCGCTGGACATCTAAGATACCTCAGTAGATATTTTAGACTcttgtgtatatatatagagGAAGCTGTGCAATCGTGCACAGGCCTTTTGGAGGCCTtgtatttcatttctttgtatTCTTTTTATCAGTGTGAAGAGGGCGCTGAAATGACTGAGTTAAACCcttatacattttgtttttattcattttcttttcgtCCCATTTTCTGTAGAGAAGTTTTATTTTCACAGCAGTTTGAAAGCACTTCACGGTTTAAGTGGATGATTTGTGTACGGGTTGCAAATATCTGGTGTTTCATTGAGGTCTTTtcaaagacagaagaaaaagactCCTGCAATAGTTTTATATGTCAGAATCATGTATGATTACAAAGGTAGAAAGGTAATGAATTCAATAATGATTGTGGTTAATTAAGGTGAGATTACACCATGTTACTACATTTGTGTGTCTGATCTTTGTCCAGACATCGTATACACCGTAGGACCTTAAAGCACCTCAATCCAGAATGTAACGTTCCGCTGTAGCAAAAGTCCAGGTCATACCTCTGTTCAGTGTCGAACAGTCCATGCACAGTTTGTCCTCTAAATTGTGTCTCTCAGTTACATCTACCTATGCTTTCTATTGTGTGttcttcttatttatttaagtgCCCAAAGACgtgttctctcttcttttttttgaagctAGTGATAGGCCTTCATGTGGAATTCTAAGCTCATCTGTAACAGATCAATGAGGgtaaatgtgtatatatatattaagtgTGTTAAAGGTTGACattgtgcttttgtttgtttcggCAGACAAAGGtctttgaagctgaaataaaggtttcttttactcatgaatgtGTTGTATGATACGtgactcaaatgaaatgcatgTAGA
This is a stretch of genomic DNA from Labrus bergylta chromosome 20, fLabBer1.1, whole genome shotgun sequence. It encodes these proteins:
- the LOC109983775 gene encoding ATP-dependent zinc metalloprotease YME1L1 isoform X2 gives rise to the protein MFSLSTFQPQQMILPLSQLINAFHSLKSSATASVQTLHKDLAQDHSSFLKEPSVSLRDLSLSEVRASQLDELISRLLPTLGTEEPPTVPSAWRTSHVSANSFFHNKHGFSHRRSGVFGSQLFHRQHHSPLKDICSELQFLPVLVQSRGFKTFRTKARRAETGYDGPVESEPYTPAFMKGLLQREKGPEAQSLDQVIKQRNLPENQQEAFKTGFTEGFMRSQAFTQRTQDSLRRTRLILLVLLLLGIYGLSRTPFFSVRFRTTSGLDSAVDPIQMKNVTFDHVKGVEEAKNELQEVVEFLRNPQKFTVLGGKLPKGILLVGPPGTGKTLLARAIAGEADVPFYYASGSEFDEMFVGVGASRIRNLFKEAKANAPAVIFIDELDSVGGKRIESPMHPYSRQTINQLLAEMDGFKPNEGVIVVGATNFAEALDNALVRPGRFDMQVTVPRPDVKGRTEILNWYLSKIKVDPAVEAEIIARGTVGFSGAELENLVNQAALKAAVDEKEMVTLKDLEFAKDKILMGPERKSVDIDKKNKTITAYHESGHAIVAYFTKDAMPINKATIMPRGPTLGHVSMLPENDRWSETRAQLLAQMDVSMGGRVAEELIFGDDYITTGASSDFDGATKIAKMMVTRFGMSDKLGVMTYGDVTKQSPETQAAIEQEVRALLKDSYDRAKNLLKTYSKEHKTLADALLQYETLDAKEIQKVLEGKSLDI
- the LOC109983775 gene encoding ATP-dependent zinc metalloprotease YME1L1 isoform X1, with product MFSLSTFQPQQMILPLSQLINAFHSLKSSATASVQTLHKDLAQDHSSFLKEPSVSLRDLSLSEVRASQLDELISRLLPTLGTEEPPTVPSAWRTSHVSANSFFHNKHGFSHRRSGVFGSQLFHRQHHSPLKDICSELQFLPVLVQSRGFKTFRTKARRAETGYDGPVESEPYTPAFMKGLLQREKGPEAQSLDQVIKQRNLPENQQEAFKTGFTEGFMRSQAFTQRTQDSLRRTRLILLVLLLLGIYGLSRTPFFSGKGSFSDAVRFRTTSGLDSAVDPIQMKNVTFDHVKGVEEAKNELQEVVEFLRNPQKFTVLGGKLPKGILLVGPPGTGKTLLARAIAGEADVPFYYASGSEFDEMFVGVGASRIRNLFKEAKANAPAVIFIDELDSVGGKRIESPMHPYSRQTINQLLAEMDGFKPNEGVIVVGATNFAEALDNALVRPGRFDMQVTVPRPDVKGRTEILNWYLSKIKVDPAVEAEIIARGTVGFSGAELENLVNQAALKAAVDEKEMVTLKDLEFAKDKILMGPERKSVDIDKKNKTITAYHESGHAIVAYFTKDAMPINKATIMPRGPTLGHVSMLPENDRWSETRAQLLAQMDVSMGGRVAEELIFGDDYITTGASSDFDGATKIAKMMVTRFGMSDKLGVMTYGDVTKQSPETQAAIEQEVRALLKDSYDRAKNLLKTYSKEHKTLADALLQYETLDAKEIQKVLEGKSLDI